In one Nitrososphaera viennensis EN76 genomic region, the following are encoded:
- a CDS encoding DUF190 domain-containing protein, which yields MELRAWRLIIRIKKSDQLRGNSIEEILLDFLRANRVWGATVWVGVDGFGKRRKAVRKVEGITFDCPLVIEAIDEKERLEPLLIEIRQIVGDNGLVTLQEVGII from the coding sequence TTGGAACTAAGGGCATGGCGCCTGATAATAAGAATAAAGAAGAGCGACCAGCTGCGCGGAAATAGTATTGAAGAGATTCTGCTCGATTTTCTCAGGGCCAACAGGGTTTGGGGCGCCACAGTCTGGGTAGGAGTCGACGGTTTTGGCAAGCGAAGAAAAGCGGTGAGAAAAGTTGAAGGGATAACGTTTGACTGCCCCCTTGTCATAGAAGCGATAGATGAAAAGGAAAGACTAGAGCCCTTGCTGATCGAGATAAGGCAGATAGTTGGCGACAATGGTCTGGTCACTTTGCAGGAGGTTGGCATCATATAA